One genomic segment of Methanofastidiosum sp. includes these proteins:
- the mcrB gene encoding coenzyme-B sulfoethylthiotransferase subunit beta: MPKYSDKIDLYSDRGKLVESGVPLETLSPLKNEAIQSIVSKIVRTIAVDLKGTQSALATGALGGKGQSIMGREMKLDVVGKAPEIKKRVEEILKVDAKDDTLVTLLGNNERMLVQVPTKRMFCEYTVGMTATASAVTQAIIDVFDVSIFDANLVKAAIWGSYPQTLDLKGAKIQAMLEVPQKNEGLGYSLRNIMVNHIVATTKKNAMNSAALASILEQTAMFEMGDAVGPFERMHLLGLAFQGMNANNITYELVKENGKKGTIGSVVESIVGKAIEDKVIAVDKTLPSGYKVYKAKDIPLWNAYAASGMLAAVMVNCGAMRAGQGIPSTVLYFNDLVEHETGLPGVDFGRAQGTTVGMSFFSHSIYGGGGPGIFNGNHIVTRHSKGFVIPCIAAAMALDAGTQMFSPEATSGLIKEVFSTVPEFAEPMKYVNQAAAKIKGGI; the protein is encoded by the coding sequence ATGCCAAAATATAGCGACAAAATAGATTTGTATTCTGACAGGGGTAAACTCGTTGAGAGTGGAGTCCCATTGGAAACTCTCAGTCCTCTAAAAAATGAGGCAATACAGAGTATAGTTTCTAAAATTGTCAGAACAATTGCTGTCGATCTTAAAGGCACCCAGTCAGCACTTGCCACAGGAGCACTTGGTGGTAAAGGCCAATCAATTATGGGAAGAGAAATGAAGCTCGATGTTGTCGGGAAAGCCCCAGAGATCAAGAAAAGAGTAGAAGAAATTCTTAAAGTTGATGCAAAAGACGATACTTTAGTAACGCTTTTGGGAAACAATGAAAGAATGTTGGTACAAGTACCAACAAAGAGAATGTTTTGTGAATATACTGTCGGTATGACTGCAACAGCATCAGCCGTAACACAGGCAATTATTGATGTGTTTGATGTTAGTATATTTGACGCAAACCTTGTAAAGGCCGCAATATGGGGATCCTACCCACAGACTCTTGACCTTAAAGGTGCAAAAATTCAAGCTATGCTTGAAGTTCCTCAGAAGAATGAAGGTCTTGGATATTCGCTTAGAAACATTATGGTTAACCATATAGTTGCAACAACAAAGAAAAACGCAATGAATTCAGCAGCACTTGCTTCAATCCTTGAACAAACTGCAATGTTTGAAATGGGAGACGCAGTAGGGCCATTTGAAAGAATGCATCTATTGGGACTTGCATTTCAGGGAATGAATGCAAACAATATTACTTACGAATTAGTTAAAGAAAACGGAAAGAAAGGAACAATAGGATCAGTTGTTGAATCCATAGTTGGAAAAGCAATTGAAGATAAGGTTATAGCAGTAGACAAGACTCTACCCTCTGGCTACAAAGTATACAAGGCCAAAGATATACCATTATGGAACGCATATGCCGCATCAGGTATGCTTGCCGCAGTTATGGTAAACTGTGGTGCAATGAGAGCAGGTCAAGGAATACCTTCAACAGTCTTATACTTCAACGATTTAGTCGAACACGAAACAGGCCTTCCTGGTGTAGACTTTGGAAGAGCTCAGGGTACAACTGTTGGTATGTCATTCTTCTCCCACTCTATCTATGGTGGAGGAGGTCCTGGTATATTCAACGGAAACCACATCGTTACAAGACACTCAAAAGGATTCGTAATTCCATGTATCGCTGCCGCAATGGCATTAGATGCAGGAACACAGATGTTTTCACCAGAAGCAACATCCGGATTAATCAAAGAAGTATTCTCCACAGTACCTGAATTTGCCGAACCAATGAAGTACGTAAATCAAGCCGCCGCTAAGATTAAAGGAGGTATCTAG